One Paraburkholderia agricolaris genomic region harbors:
- the recQ gene encoding DNA helicase RecQ → MSRSLEILNEVFGYPAFRGQQGEIVEHVAGGGDCLVLMPTGGGKSLCYQIPSLVRREAGCGAGIVVSPLIALMQDQVAALKEVGVRAAYLNSTLSSAEAMATERALREGEIDLLYVAPERLMTPRFQELLERTRIGLFAIDEAHCVSQWGHDFRPEYIQLSVLHERFPNVPRIALTATADAITRDEIIHRLALDDARVFVSSFDRPNIRYRIVEKDNARTQLLDFIRAEHSKPDGTTDAGVVYCLSRRKVEETAEWLKEKGMRALPYHAGMEFEIRQKHQEMFQREEGIVMCATIAFGMGIDKPDVRFVAHLDLPKSVEGYYQETGRAGRDGMPANAWMAYGLGDVVQQRKMIDESDADDAHKRVQTGKLDALLGLCEAATCRRVRLLAYFGESSKPCGNCDNCIEPPDTWDATREAQMALSCVFRAQRASGFHFGAGHLIDILRGNRSEKIMQRGHERLTTFGIGAALGEPEWRAIFRQLVAFGYLTVDHEGFGSLVLTEAAKAVLKSEQNVTMRRYVKPTRTRQSSGRTSERADPTIGMGPRERARWERLRAWRTETAKSDGVPAYVIFHDATLAEIARNGPDSIEDLRGIPGMGARKLDRFGDELLEVVSAD, encoded by the coding sequence ATGTCCCGTTCGCTCGAAATCCTCAACGAAGTCTTTGGTTACCCCGCGTTCAGAGGGCAGCAGGGCGAAATTGTCGAACACGTCGCCGGCGGCGGCGATTGTCTCGTGCTGATGCCAACGGGCGGCGGCAAGTCGTTGTGCTATCAGATTCCGTCGCTGGTGCGGCGCGAAGCGGGCTGCGGAGCAGGGATCGTCGTATCCCCGTTGATCGCATTGATGCAGGACCAGGTCGCCGCGCTGAAGGAAGTGGGCGTTAGGGCCGCGTATCTGAATTCAACACTGTCAAGCGCCGAGGCGATGGCCACTGAGCGTGCGCTGCGTGAAGGCGAAATCGATCTGCTGTACGTGGCGCCAGAACGGTTGATGACGCCCCGTTTCCAGGAGTTGCTTGAGCGCACGCGTATCGGGTTGTTCGCTATCGACGAAGCGCATTGCGTGTCGCAATGGGGGCACGATTTCCGTCCTGAATACATTCAGCTGTCGGTGCTGCACGAGCGTTTCCCGAATGTGCCGCGCATCGCACTCACCGCGACGGCCGACGCGATCACGCGCGACGAAATCATCCACCGTCTGGCGCTCGATGACGCGCGTGTCTTTGTCTCCAGCTTCGATCGCCCGAACATTCGCTACCGCATCGTCGAAAAGGACAATGCGCGCACGCAATTGCTCGACTTCATTCGTGCTGAGCACTCGAAACCGGACGGTACGACCGACGCCGGCGTTGTCTACTGCCTGTCGCGACGCAAGGTCGAAGAAACGGCGGAGTGGCTGAAAGAGAAGGGGATGCGCGCGTTGCCTTACCACGCTGGCATGGAGTTCGAAATCCGCCAGAAGCATCAGGAGATGTTTCAGCGCGAGGAAGGCATCGTCATGTGCGCGACGATTGCCTTCGGCATGGGCATCGACAAACCGGACGTGCGCTTCGTGGCTCACCTCGATTTGCCGAAGAGTGTCGAAGGCTACTACCAGGAAACTGGCCGTGCTGGCCGTGACGGCATGCCGGCGAACGCCTGGATGGCGTACGGTCTGGGCGACGTCGTGCAGCAGCGCAAGATGATCGACGAGTCCGACGCCGACGACGCGCATAAGCGCGTGCAGACTGGCAAGCTCGATGCACTGCTCGGGCTGTGCGAAGCGGCGACCTGCCGCCGGGTGCGGTTGCTCGCGTACTTTGGCGAATCGAGCAAGCCGTGCGGCAACTGCGACAATTGTATTGAGCCGCCCGACACATGGGACGCGACACGCGAAGCGCAGATGGCGCTGTCATGTGTCTTCCGGGCGCAGCGAGCAAGTGGATTTCACTTTGGCGCCGGCCACCTGATCGACATTCTGCGCGGCAATCGCAGCGAAAAGATCATGCAGCGCGGCCACGAGAGGCTGACCACTTTCGGCATCGGCGCCGCGCTCGGTGAACCGGAGTGGCGGGCGATCTTTCGCCAGCTCGTCGCCTTTGGCTACCTCACCGTCGATCATGAGGGTTTCGGCTCACTGGTACTGACCGAGGCTGCCAAAGCGGTGTTGAAGAGCGAGCAGAACGTGACGATGCGCCGTTACGTGAAGCCGACGCGTACCCGCCAGTCATCCGGACGCACTAGCGAGCGCGCTGACCCGACGATCGGCATGGGTCCGCGCGAGCGCGCCCGCTGGGAACGCCTACGCGCCTGGCGCACGGAGACGGCGAAAAGCGATGGCGTACCGGCCTATGTCATCTTCCACGACGCCACACTGGCCGAAATTGCCCGCAACGGCCCCGATTCCATCGAGGATTTGCGCGGTATTCCAGGCATGGGCGCCCGCAAACTTGACCGTTTCGGCGACGAATTGCTGGAAGTCGTGTCCGCCGACTGA
- the rpoC gene encoding DNA-directed RNA polymerase subunit beta', which produces MKALLDLFKQVQQPEVFDAIKIGLASPDKIRSWSFGEVKKPETINYRTFKPERDGLFCAKIFGPIKDYECLCGKYKRLKHRGVICEKCGVEVTLAKVRRERMGHIELASPVAHIWFLKSLPSRLGMVLDMTLRDIERVLYFEAYVVIDPGMTPLKARQIMTEEDYYNKVEEYGDEFRAEMGAEGVRELLRAINIDEQVEMLRTELKNTGSEAKIKKYAKRLKVLEAFQRSGIKPDWMVLEVLPVLPPELRPLVPLDGGRFATSDLNDLYRRVINRNNRLKRLLELKAPEIIVRNEKRMLQEAVDSLLDNGRRGKAMTGANKRPLKSLADMIKGKGGRFRQNLLGKRVDYSGRSVIVVGPTLKLHQCGLPKLMALELFKPFIFNKLEVMGVATTIKAAKKEVENQTPVVWDILEEVIREHPVMLNRAPTLHRLGIQAFEPVLIEGKAIQLHPLVCAAFNADFDGDQMAVHVPLSLEAQMEARTLMLASNNILFPANGDPSIVPSQDIVLGLYYATREAVNAKGEGLTFTGVSEALRAYENKEVELASRVNVRITEMVHNEDKSEGAPAFVPKISLYATTVGRAILSEILPPGLPFSVLNKPLKKKEISRLINTAFRKCGLRETVIFADQLMQSGFRLATRAGISICVDDMLVPPQKEQIVGDAAKKVKEYDRQYMSGLVTSQERYNNVVDIWSATSEAVGKAMMEQLSTEPVVDRDGNETRQESFNSIYMMADSGARGSAVQIRQLAGMRGLMAKPDGSIIETPITANFREGLNVLQYFISTHGARKGLADTALKTANSGYLTRRLVDVTQDLVVVEDDCGTSNGVAMKALVEGGEVVEALRDRILGRVTVADVVNPESQETLYETGTLLDEDAVEEIERLGIDEVRVRTPLTCETRYGLCAACYGRDLGRGSSVNVGEAVGVIAAQSIGEPGTQLTMRTFHIGGAASRAAVASSVEAKSNGTVRFTATMRYVTNAKGEQIVISRSGEAMITDDHGRERERHKVPYGATLLQLDGAQIKAGTQLATWDPMTRPIITEYGGTVKFENVEEGVTVAKQIDDVTGLSTLVVIDVKRRGSQASKTVRPQVKLLDANGEEVKIPNTEHSVQIGFQVGALITVKDGQQVQVGEVLARIPVESQKTRDITGGLPRVAELFEARSPKDAGILAEVTGTTSFGKDTKGKQRLVITDLEGNQHEFLIAKEKQVLVHDGQVVNKGEMIVDGPADPHDILRLQGVEALARYIVDEVQDVYRLQGVKINDKHIEVIVRQMLRRVQIVDNGDTRFIMGEQVERSDMLDENDRMAAEGKIPATYDNVLLGITKASLSTDSFISAASFQETTRVLTEAAIMGKRDDLRGLKENVIVGRLIPAGTGLAFHKARKSKELSDRERFDQIAAEESFEFGTPETPAAEQQHSGE; this is translated from the coding sequence ATGAAAGCTCTGCTCGATCTATTCAAGCAAGTCCAACAGCCTGAAGTTTTTGACGCGATCAAGATCGGTCTGGCCTCGCCAGACAAGATCCGTTCGTGGTCGTTCGGTGAAGTCAAGAAGCCGGAAACCATCAACTACCGGACGTTCAAGCCGGAACGCGATGGTTTGTTCTGCGCGAAGATCTTCGGGCCGATCAAAGACTACGAATGCCTTTGCGGTAAGTACAAGCGCCTGAAGCATCGTGGCGTGATCTGTGAAAAGTGCGGCGTCGAAGTGACGCTCGCGAAGGTGCGTCGCGAACGGATGGGCCACATTGAACTGGCCTCGCCGGTCGCTCACATCTGGTTCCTGAAGTCGCTGCCGTCGCGTCTGGGCATGGTGCTCGACATGACGCTGCGCGACATCGAGCGCGTGCTGTACTTCGAAGCATACGTGGTGATCGATCCGGGCATGACGCCGCTGAAAGCGCGGCAGATCATGACCGAAGAGGATTACTACAACAAGGTCGAAGAGTACGGTGACGAATTCCGTGCCGAAATGGGCGCGGAAGGCGTTCGCGAACTGCTGCGCGCGATTAACATCGACGAGCAGGTCGAGATGTTGCGCACCGAACTCAAGAACACGGGTTCGGAAGCGAAGATCAAGAAGTATGCGAAGCGCCTGAAGGTGCTCGAGGCTTTCCAGCGTTCGGGCATCAAGCCTGACTGGATGGTGCTCGAAGTGCTGCCGGTGCTGCCGCCGGAACTGCGTCCGCTGGTGCCGCTGGACGGTGGCCGCTTCGCGACGTCGGACCTGAACGACCTGTATCGCCGCGTGATCAACCGTAACAACCGGTTGAAGCGTCTGCTCGAACTGAAGGCGCCTGAAATCATCGTCCGCAACGAAAAGCGGATGCTGCAGGAAGCCGTCGATTCGCTGCTCGACAACGGTCGTCGCGGTAAGGCAATGACTGGCGCGAACAAGCGTCCGCTGAAGTCGCTCGCTGACATGATCAAGGGTAAGGGCGGTCGTTTCCGTCAGAACTTGCTCGGTAAGCGCGTTGACTACTCGGGCCGTTCGGTGATCGTGGTCGGCCCGACGCTCAAGCTGCATCAGTGCGGTTTGCCGAAGCTGATGGCGCTCGAACTGTTCAAGCCGTTCATCTTCAACAAGCTCGAAGTGATGGGTGTCGCTACCACCATCAAGGCTGCGAAGAAGGAAGTCGAGAACCAGACGCCGGTGGTGTGGGACATTCTCGAAGAAGTCATTCGCGAACATCCGGTCATGCTGAACCGTGCGCCGACGCTGCACCGTCTTGGCATTCAGGCTTTCGAGCCGGTGCTGATCGAAGGTAAGGCTATCCAGCTGCACCCGCTCGTTTGCGCGGCGTTCAACGCCGACTTCGACGGTGACCAGATGGCTGTGCACGTGCCGCTGTCGCTCGAAGCGCAGATGGAAGCACGTACGCTGATGCTGGCGTCGAACAACATCCTGTTCCCGGCCAACGGCGATCCGTCGATCGTGCCGTCGCAGGATATCGTGCTCGGCCTGTACTACGCGACGCGTGAAGCAGTGAACGCCAAGGGCGAAGGCCTGACGTTCACCGGCGTGTCGGAAGCACTGCGTGCTTACGAGAACAAGGAAGTCGAGCTGGCCTCGCGCGTCAACGTGCGGATCACGGAAATGGTCCACAACGAAGACAAGTCGGAAGGCGCGCCGGCATTCGTGCCGAAGATCTCGCTGTACGCGACGACCGTCGGCCGCGCAATCCTGTCGGAAATTCTTCCGCCGGGCCTGCCGTTCTCGGTGCTGAACAAGCCGCTGAAGAAGAAGGAAATCTCGCGACTCATCAACACCGCATTCCGCAAGTGCGGTCTGCGTGAAACGGTGATTTTCGCCGACCAGTTGATGCAGTCGGGCTTCCGTCTGGCAACGCGCGCCGGTATCTCGATCTGCGTCGACGACATGCTCGTGCCGCCGCAGAAAGAACAGATCGTCGGCGATGCAGCGAAGAAGGTGAAGGAATACGACCGTCAGTACATGTCGGGTCTCGTCACGTCGCAAGAGCGCTACAACAACGTGGTCGACATCTGGTCGGCAACGTCGGAAGCGGTCGGCAAGGCGATGATGGAACAGCTGTCGACGGAACCGGTGGTCGATCGCGACGGCAACGAAACGCGTCAGGAATCGTTCAACTCCATCTACATGATGGCGGACTCGGGTGCTCGTGGTTCCGCAGTTCAGATTCGTCAGCTGGCCGGTATGCGTGGCCTGATGGCGAAGCCGGACGGCTCGATCATTGAGACGCCGATTACGGCGAACTTCCGTGAAGGCCTGAACGTGTTGCAGTACTTCATCTCGACCCACGGTGCACGTAAGGGTCTGGCTGATACGGCACTGAAGACGGCAAACTCGGGTTACCTGACGCGTCGTCTGGTCGACGTGACGCAGGATCTGGTGGTGGTCGAGGACGATTGCGGTACGTCCAACGGCGTTGCCATGAAGGCGTTGGTCGAAGGCGGTGAAGTCGTCGAAGCGCTGCGTGACCGTATCCTCGGTCGCGTGACGGTGGCTGACGTCGTCAATCCGGAATCGCAGGAAACGCTGTACGAAACGGGCACCTTGCTCGACGAAGACGCGGTCGAAGAAATCGAACGCCTCGGCATCGACGAAGTGCGCGTGCGTACGCCGTTGACTTGCGAAACGCGTTACGGTCTGTGCGCAGCCTGCTATGGCCGCGACCTGGGTCGTGGCTCGTCGGTCAACGTCGGCGAAGCAGTTGGCGTGATCGCTGCTCAGTCGATCGGTGAACCGGGCACGCAGCTCACGATGCGTACGTTCCACATCGGTGGTGCGGCATCGCGTGCAGCAGTGGCTTCGTCGGTTGAAGCCAAGTCGAACGGTACGGTTCGTTTCACGGCGACCATGCGTTACGTCACCAACGCGAAGGGCGAGCAGATCGTCATCTCGCGTTCGGGCGAAGCGATGATCACCGACGACCACGGCCGCGAGCGTGAACGTCACAAGGTGCCGTACGGCGCGACGCTGTTGCAACTGGACGGCGCGCAGATCAAGGCCGGCACGCAACTGGCGACGTGGGATCCGATGACGCGTCCGATCATCACCGAGTACGGTGGTACGGTGAAGTTCGAAAACGTCGAAGAAGGCGTGACGGTTGCCAAGCAGATCGACGATGTGACGGGTCTCTCGACGCTGGTCGTGATCGACGTGAAGCGCCGCGGTTCGCAAGCGTCGAAGACGGTGCGCCCGCAGGTCAAGCTGCTCGACGCGAACGGCGAAGAAGTCAAGATCCCGAACACCGAGCACTCGGTGCAGATCGGCTTCCAGGTCGGCGCTCTGATCACCGTGAAGGACGGTCAGCAAGTGCAGGTTGGTGAAGTGCTGGCACGTATCCCGGTTGAATCGCAAAAGACTCGCGACATTACCGGTGGTCTGCCGCGCGTGGCCGAACTGTTCGAAGCGCGCTCGCCGAAGGACGCCGGTATTCTGGCGGAAGTCACGGGCACGACGTCGTTCGGTAAGGACACAAAGGGCAAGCAGCGTCTCGTTATCACGGACCTCGAAGGCAATCAGCACGAGTTCCTGATCGCGAAGGAAAAGCAGGTTCTGGTGCACGATGGTCAGGTCGTCAACAAGGGCGAAATGATTGTCGACGGGCCGGCTGATCCGCACGACATTCTGCGTTTGCAGGGCGTCGAAGCGCTGGCGCGCTACATCGTTGACGAAGTGCAGGACGTGTATCGTCTGCAGGGCGTGAAGATCAATGACAAGCACATTGAAGTGATCGTCCGTCAGATGCTGCGCCGCGTGCAGATCGTCGATAACGGTGACACGCGCTTCATCATGGGCGAACAGGTCGAGCGCTCGGATATGCTCGACGAAAACGACCGGATGGCTGCGGAAGGCAAGATCCCGGCAACCTACGACAACGTGCTGCTCGGTATTACGAAGGCATCGCTGTCGACCGATTCGTTCATCTCCGCAGCGTCGTTCCAGGAAACGACCCGCGTGCTGACCGAAGCGGCGATCATGGGCAAGCGCGACGATCTGCGCGGGCTGAAGGAAAACGTGATCGTTGGTCGTCTGATTCCGGCAGGTACGGGTCTCGCGTTCCACAAGGCACGCAAGAGCAAGGAACTGTCCGACCGCGAGCGTTTCGACCAGATCGCAGCGGAAGAGTCGTTCGAATTCGGTACCCCGGAAACTCCGGCCGCCGAACAGCAGCACTCAGGCGAGTAA
- the rpoB gene encoding DNA-directed RNA polymerase subunit beta codes for MQYSFTEKKRIRKSFAKRPIVHQVPFLLATQLESFSTFLQADTSSTQRKPEGLQAAFTSVFPIVSHNGFARLEFVSYMLSPPAFNIKECQQRGLTYCSALRAKVRLVLLDKESPSKPVVKEVKEQEVYMGEIPLMTPTGSFVINGTERVIVSQLHRSPGVFFEHDKGKTHSSGKLLFSARIIPYRGSWLDFEFDPKDVLYFRVDRRRKMPVTILLKAIGLTPEQILANFFVFDNFTLMPEGAQMEFVPERLRGEVARFDITDRDGNVIVQKDKRINAKHIRDLDNAKTKFISVPEDYLLGRVLAKNVVDGDTGEVIANANDEITETVLEKLRESKIKEIQTLYTNDLDQGPYISSTLRIDETADKMAARIAIYRMMRPGEPPTEEAVEALFNRLFYSEDAYDLSKVGRMKFNRRVGRDEIVGPMTLQDDDILATIKILVELRNGKGEVDDIDHLGNRRVRCVGELAENQFRAGLVRVERAVKERLGQAESENLMPHDLINSKPISSAIREFFGSSQLSQFMDQTNPLSEITHKRRVSALGPGGLTRERAGFEVRDVHPTHYGRVCPIETPEGPNIGLINSLALYAHLNEYGFLETPYRKVVDSKVTDQIDYLSAIEEGRYVIAQANAAVAADGSLTDELVSSREAGETLMVTPDRIQYMDVAPSQIVSVAASLIPFLEHDDANRALMGSNMQRQAVPCLRPEKAVVGTGIERTVAVDSGTTVQAFRGGVVDYVDAGRMVIRVNDDEAVAGDVGVDIYNLIKYTRSNQNTNINQRPIVKVGDIVSRGDVLADGASTDLGELALGQNMLVAFMPWNGYNFEDSILISEKVVADDRYTSIHIEELNVVARDTKLGPEEITRDISNLAEVQLGRLDESGIVYIGAEVEAGDVLVGKVTPKGETQLTPEEKLLRAIFGEKASDVKDTSLRVPSGMSGTVIDVQVFTREGIQRDKRAQQIIDDELKRYRLDLNDQLRIVEGDAFQRLARMLTGKVANGGPKKLAKGTKIEQAYLEDLDHYHWFDIRLADEEAAAQLEAIKDSIEQKRHQFDLAFEEKRKKLTQGDELPPGVLKMVKVYLAVKRRLQPGDKMAGRHGNKGVVSKIVPIEDMPYMADGRPADVVLNPLGVPSRMNVGQVLEVHLGWAAKGLGWRIAEMLQRQAKIAELREFLTKIYNESGRAEELDSFTDDEIVELAKNLREGVPFATPVFDGATEEEMSRALDLAFPDDIAKNLGMTPSKNQVRLYDGRTGEMFERTVTVGYMHYLKLHHLVDDKMHARSTGPYSLVTQQPLGGKAQFGGQRFGEMEVWALEAYGASYVLQEMLTVKSDDVAGRTKVYENLVKGDHVIDAGMPESFNVLVKEIRSLGIDIDLDRN; via the coding sequence ATGCAATATTCCTTCACCGAGAAGAAGCGCATTCGCAAGAGTTTTGCGAAGCGCCCCATCGTTCACCAAGTACCTTTCCTGCTGGCTACCCAGCTTGAATCATTCAGCACGTTTCTGCAAGCAGACACGTCGTCCACGCAACGCAAGCCGGAAGGCCTGCAGGCTGCGTTTACATCCGTTTTCCCGATCGTTTCGCACAACGGTTTTGCGCGTCTCGAGTTCGTCAGCTACATGCTGTCGCCGCCGGCATTCAACATCAAGGAATGTCAGCAGCGCGGTTTGACATACTGCTCGGCGCTGCGCGCGAAAGTGCGCCTGGTGCTGCTCGACAAGGAATCGCCGAGCAAGCCGGTCGTCAAGGAAGTGAAGGAACAGGAAGTGTACATGGGCGAAATTCCGCTCATGACGCCGACGGGTTCGTTCGTCATCAACGGCACGGAACGCGTGATCGTTTCGCAGCTGCACCGCTCGCCTGGCGTGTTCTTCGAACACGACAAGGGCAAGACGCATAGCTCGGGCAAGCTGCTGTTCTCGGCACGTATCATTCCCTACCGCGGTTCGTGGCTCGACTTCGAGTTCGATCCGAAGGACGTGCTGTACTTCCGCGTTGACCGCCGTCGCAAGATGCCGGTCACGATCCTGCTGAAGGCGATCGGCCTGACGCCGGAACAGATCCTCGCAAACTTCTTCGTGTTCGACAATTTCACGCTGATGCCGGAAGGCGCGCAGATGGAATTCGTGCCGGAGCGTCTGCGTGGTGAAGTCGCACGTTTCGACATTACGGATCGTGATGGCAACGTGATCGTCCAGAAGGACAAGCGGATCAACGCCAAGCACATTCGCGACCTCGACAACGCGAAGACGAAGTTCATCTCGGTGCCGGAAGACTATCTGCTCGGCCGCGTGCTCGCGAAGAACGTCGTTGACGGCGACACGGGTGAAGTCATCGCTAACGCGAACGACGAAATCACCGAAACCGTCCTCGAAAAGCTCCGCGAATCGAAGATCAAAGAAATCCAGACGCTCTACACGAACGATCTGGATCAAGGTCCGTATATCTCGTCGACGCTGCGTATCGACGAAACCGCGGACAAGATGGCTGCACGCATTGCGATCTACCGCATGATGCGTCCGGGCGAACCGCCGACCGAAGAAGCGGTCGAGGCGTTGTTCAACCGTCTGTTCTACAGCGAAGACGCATACGACCTGTCCAAGGTGGGTCGTATGAAGTTCAACCGCCGTGTCGGTCGCGACGAAATCGTCGGTCCGATGACGCTGCAAGACGACGACATCCTCGCAACGATCAAAATCCTGGTCGAACTGCGTAACGGCAAGGGCGAAGTGGACGACATCGACCACTTGGGCAATCGTCGTGTGCGTTGCGTCGGCGAACTGGCGGAAAACCAGTTCCGCGCAGGTCTCGTGCGTGTCGAACGTGCTGTGAAGGAACGCCTCGGCCAGGCCGAAAGCGAAAACCTGATGCCGCACGACCTGATCAACTCGAAGCCGATTTCGTCGGCGATTCGCGAGTTCTTCGGTTCGTCGCAGCTGTCGCAGTTCATGGACCAAACGAACCCGCTGTCGGAAATCACCCACAAGCGCCGTGTTTCGGCACTTGGCCCGGGCGGTTTGACGCGTGAGCGCGCCGGCTTTGAAGTCCGCGACGTGCACCCGACCCACTACGGCCGTGTGTGCCCGATTGAAACGCCGGAAGGTCCGAACATCGGCCTGATCAACTCGCTCGCACTGTACGCGCACCTGAACGAATACGGCTTCCTCGAAACGCCGTACCGCAAGGTCGTGGACAGCAAGGTGACCGATCAGATCGACTATCTGTCGGCGATCGAAGAAGGCCGTTACGTGATCGCTCAGGCGAACGCGGCGGTGGCTGCTGATGGCTCGCTGACCGACGAACTGGTGTCGTCGCGTGAAGCTGGCGAAACGTTGATGGTTACGCCGGACCGCATCCAGTACATGGACGTGGCGCCGTCGCAGATCGTCTCGGTTGCAGCTTCGCTGATTCCGTTCCTCGAGCACGATGACGCGAACCGCGCATTGATGGGTTCGAACATGCAGCGTCAGGCTGTGCCGTGTCTGCGTCCTGAAAAGGCCGTGGTCGGTACGGGTATCGAACGCACGGTGGCAGTCGACTCGGGTACGACGGTTCAGGCATTCCGCGGTGGTGTGGTCGATTACGTCGACGCAGGCCGTATGGTGATCCGCGTGAACGACGATGAAGCCGTTGCGGGCGACGTCGGCGTGGACATCTACAACCTGATCAAGTACACGCGTTCGAACCAGAACACGAACATCAACCAGCGCCCGATCGTGAAGGTCGGCGATATCGTGTCGCGTGGCGACGTGCTGGCTGATGGTGCATCGACCGACCTCGGCGAACTGGCTCTCGGCCAGAACATGCTGGTCGCGTTCATGCCGTGGAACGGCTACAACTTCGAAGATTCGATCTTGATCTCGGAGAAGGTGGTTGCTGACGACCGTTACACGTCGATCCACATCGAAGAACTGAACGTCGTAGCTCGCGATACGAAGCTTGGACCGGAAGAAATCACGCGCGACATCTCGAACCTGGCTGAAGTGCAACTCGGCCGTCTCGATGAGTCGGGCATCGTCTACATCGGCGCTGAAGTCGAAGCAGGCGACGTGCTGGTCGGTAAGGTGACGCCGAAGGGCGAAACCCAGCTGACGCCGGAAGAAAAGCTGCTGCGCGCGATCTTCGGTGAAAAGGCTTCGGACGTGAAGGACACGTCGCTGCGCGTGCCGTCGGGCATGAGCGGCACGGTCATCGACGTGCAAGTGTTCACGCGTGAAGGTATTCAGCGCGACAAGCGTGCGCAACAGATCATCGACGATGAACTGAAGCGTTATCGCCTCGACCTGAACGACCAGCTGCGTATCGTGGAAGGCGATGCATTCCAGCGTCTCGCTCGTATGCTGACCGGCAAGGTCGCAAACGGTGGTCCGAAGAAGCTCGCGAAGGGTACGAAGATCGAACAGGCTTACCTGGAAGATCTCGACCACTACCACTGGTTCGACATCCGCCTCGCGGACGAAGAAGCAGCGGCACAGCTCGAAGCTATCAAGGACTCGATCGAACAGAAGCGTCACCAGTTCGATCTGGCGTTCGAAGAAAAGCGCAAGAAGCTCACGCAAGGCGACGAACTGCCGCCGGGTGTGCTGAAGATGGTCAAGGTGTATCTGGCTGTTAAGCGTCGTCTGCAGCCTGGCGACAAGATGGCCGGCCGTCACGGTAACAAGGGTGTGGTGTCGAAGATCGTTCCGATCGAAGACATGCCGTACATGGCCGATGGCCGTCCTGCTGACGTCGTGCTCAATCCGCTCGGCGTGCCGTCGCGGATGAACGTGGGTCAGGTTCTCGAAGTGCATCTGGGTTGGGCCGCGAAGGGTCTCGGCTGGCGTATTGCAGAAATGCTGCAACGTCAGGCGAAGATCGCTGAACTGCGCGAATTCCTGACCAAGATCTACAACGAGTCGGGCCGCGCTGAAGAGCTGGACAGCTTCACGGACGACGAAATCGTCGAACTGGCGAAGAACCTGCGCGAAGGCGTTCCGTTTGCCACGCCGGTGTTCGACGGTGCGACGGAAGAAGAAATGTCGCGCGCACTGGATCTGGCATTCCCGGACGACATCGCGAAGAACCTCGGCATGACGCCGTCGAAGAACCAGGTACGTCTGTATGACGGCCGCACGGGTGAGATGTTCGAACGTACGGTGACTGTCGGCTACATGCACTACCTGAAGCTGCACCACTTGGTCGACGACAAGATGCACGCGCGTTCCACGGGCCCGTACTCGCTCGTAACGCAGCAGCCGTTGGGCGGTAAGGCGCAGTTTGGTGGCCAGCGTTTCGGTGAAATGGAAGTGTGGGCGCTCGAAGCGTACGGCGCATCGTACGTGTTGCAAGAAATGCTGACGGTGAAGTCGGATGACGTGGCGGGCCGGACCAAGGTGTATGAGAACCTGGTCAAGGGTGATCACGTGATCGACGCCGGCATGCCGGAATCCTTCAACGTGTTGGTGAAGGAAATCCGCTCGCTCGGTATCGATATCGACCTCGACCGCAACTAA
- the rplL gene encoding 50S ribosomal protein L7/L12 produces the protein MAIAKDDILEAVSSMSVLELNELVKAFEEKFGVSAAAVAVAGPAGGGAAAAAEEQTEFTVNLVEVGANKVSVIKAVRELTGLGLKEAKDLVDGAPKPVKESVPKAAAEEAKKKLEEAGAKAEIK, from the coding sequence ATGGCAATCGCAAAAGATGACATCCTCGAGGCAGTAAGCTCGATGTCGGTTCTGGAACTGAACGAGCTGGTTAAGGCGTTCGAAGAGAAGTTTGGCGTGTCGGCAGCTGCTGTTGCAGTGGCAGGCCCGGCAGGCGGCGGCGCTGCTGCTGCTGCTGAAGAGCAAACCGAATTCACGGTCAACCTGGTTGAAGTTGGCGCGAACAAGGTTTCGGTCATTAAGGCTGTTCGTGAACTGACGGGTCTCGGCCTGAAGGAAGCGAAGGACCTGGTCGACGGTGCACCGAAGCCTGTTAAGGAATCGGTACCGAAGGCTGCTGCTGAAGAAGCCAAGAAGAAGCTGGAAGAAGCCGGCGCGAAGGCTGAAATCAAGTAA
- the rplJ gene encoding 50S ribosomal protein L10 translates to MPLNKESKQAVVAEVAAQVAKAQTVVLAEYRGIAVGDLTKLRAKAREQQVYLRVLKNTLARRAVEGTPFAPLAEQMTGPLIYGISEDAIAAAKVVNDFGKTNDKLIIKAGSYEGKVMDKAGVQALANIPSREELLSKLLYVMQAPVSGFARALAALAEKKQGEETAA, encoded by the coding sequence GTGCCACTTAACAAAGAAAGCAAGCAGGCCGTCGTCGCTGAGGTTGCCGCGCAAGTCGCGAAAGCCCAGACCGTGGTTCTGGCTGAGTATCGTGGAATCGCGGTTGGCGATCTGACCAAGCTGCGCGCGAAAGCGCGTGAGCAACAGGTTTACCTTCGTGTGTTGAAAAACACGCTGGCGCGTCGCGCTGTCGAAGGTACCCCGTTTGCTCCGCTGGCAGAGCAGATGACTGGTCCCCTGATCTACGGCATCTCGGAAGATGCAATTGCTGCTGCTAAGGTCGTCAACGACTTCGGCAAAACCAATGACAAGTTGATCATCAAGGCTGGTTCCTACGAAGGCAAGGTGATGGACAAGGCTGGCGTGCAAGCGCTGGCAAACATCCCGAGCCGCGAAGAACTGCTCTCCAAGCTGTTGTACGTTATGCAAGCACCTGTTTCCGGCTTTGCGCGCGCCCTGGCCGCGCTGGCAGAAAAGAAACAAGGCGAAGAAACCGCTGCGTAA